The following proteins are co-located in the Apium graveolens cultivar Ventura chromosome 5, ASM990537v1, whole genome shotgun sequence genome:
- the LOC141661703 gene encoding expansin-B18-like, whose product MALNLQNVFCRSITFIYFLVTCMQFSHSIAQGSGFAPALATWYGPPDGPGSGGACGFDTDVGQAPYSAMISAGNAKIFLSGHGCGQCYQVQCSASQFCSGQPITVTITDECPGACNNVPFHFDLSGHAFGAMAKPGQENNLRQLGQVDIQFRRVPCNYGGEKIAFKIDQHINPNYFASAIEYINGDGDIASMQLRPANSGEWIPMQQSWGATWTANINPSTKGPLSFRITTSSGKSIEADNAVPANWAAGAKYFSNTNF is encoded by the exons ATGGCTCTTAATCTTCAAAATGTCTTTTGCAGATCTATTACGTTCATATATTTTTTAGTAACTTGTATGCAATTTTCGCATAGTATAGCTCAGGGAAGTGGTTTTGCACCAGCTTTAGCTACATGGTATGGCCCCCCTGACGGCCCTGGAAGTG GAGGCGCCTGCGGATTTGACACAGATGTTGGACAAGCTCCATACTCAGCCATGATATCAGCAGGAAATGCCAAGATTTTTCTTTCGGGTCATGGTTGTGGTCAGTGTTACCAG GTACAATGCTCAGCTTCACAGTTCTGTTCAGGCCAACCAATTACAGTCACTATCACAGATGAATGCCCCGGAGCCTGTAACAATGTACCATTTCATTTTGACTTAAGTGGTCATGCTTTCGGAGCAATGGCTAAACCGGGACAAGAAAATAATCTTCGCCAGTTAGGACAAGTGGATATTCAATTTAGAAG GGTGCCATGCAATTATGGAGGGGAAAAAATTGCCTTTAAAATTGACCAGCATATTAATCCAAATTATTTTGCAAGCGCAATTGAATACATAAATGGAGATGGTGACATTGCATCTATGCAGCTTCGACCCGCAAACTCTGGAGAATGGATTCCAATGCAACAATCGTGGGGTGCGACATGGACTGCTAACATCAACCCATCAACAAAGGGCCCACTTTCCTTCAGAATTACTACTTCTTCTGGAAAATCTATTGAAGCTGATAATGCTGTTCCAGCAAATTGGGCTGCTGGTGCAAAATATTTCTCAAATaccaatttttaa